GCAGATGCGGATTGGGCGCAGGGGCTCCCTCAGAATGACATGTTGAGGGTCGTGGGCGAGAAGAAACGATTCTGCTTGACGCGCGCTCTCCCGGTGGCGTATCCTGCGCGACGGCCGCCGTCCTCAATCGAGCCCGTCGGCCGCGGTTCATGCGACGGATTCCCCGCACCCCATCACACATCCTACCGGGAGAAACAGCCATGCCGACGAGAGAGAAGGGGCCCTGCAACCCCGCGTGCACGAACGTGATCCGGTTCATGACCGACCAGGAGGTGAACCCGAACGTGGGAATCAGCCTCCCCGGCTACGACGAGATCGACGGGTACCGGCACATCAACCTGTTCGTGCGCTTCAACCAGGAGAAGCCCGACGAGCCGCCCGTGGACCTGGGGGTGGTGTTCGCGTTCGACAAGCAGGGCACCATGGGCGCCCGCCGCTACGTGAACCTGGAGGAGAACGTCGCCGCGCCGCAGGCCACCAACTTCATCGAGGTGTCGGGGCGCGGCACCTGGCACGGCAGCCCGCACAACATCAGCACCTACGTGGCGCGCTTCCCCGTGATGGGCCCCTTCATCGAGGTCTTCGTCTACAACCGCGCGCCGGTCAAGCGGAAGGTGAGCGTCTGGGGTTACCTCGTCTCGTAAACCCCGGTACGGGGTGCGGAGTACGAGGTACGGAACCACAAAGGTGCGGCCCGCATCGCAGCGGCGCCGCACCTTCGCGCATTCGCACCGGGCCGCGCGGGCGCTACATCTGGTGCTCGATGAGCCCGCAGGTGACCATCGGGCCGGGGCTACCGCCGGCCTGGTGGGCGGAGACGATGTGGCCGCCACCCATCAGCGCGTTCATCCCCGGCTGGATCGTGGTGGTGCTGGAGCCGGTGCCGCTGGCGTCGGTGGTGACCGGCTCCAGCGGCGCCACGGGCGCACCCGGCGAGTCGCAGGTGCCGCTGTGCACGTGGGCCTGGTGGGTCCCCGCGCCCTGCGCCCCCCGCAGCGTGAGCACCACCTGCGCCTGACTCTCCTGCGCCGTGATCACCGCCTCGCCCGAGATGCCGGAGTTGTTCACCGGCCTCAGAGTGACGACGATCGTGTTCTGGCCGGCCGCGGCCGCGCCCGTGTCGGCCCCCATCGGCGCCGGCGCGACCATCGCGCCCGTATCGGTCGGCATCGGCGCGACCGCCGCGGTCGTGTCGCCTTCCCCGCCCCTCTCATCCGCGTCGCCGCCGCCGCACGCCGCCAGCGCGAGCGGCAGCATCGCCAGTGACCACAGCCTGAGTGCCCTCATCACGTCCTCCTCGTCGAAAGTGGTTCGGTCCCACATCGAGCCGAACGACGGCGTCCTGCCGCACTTCGCACTCGTCAGCTCCGCCCGTACACCGGCACCGCCGCCCCGTTGACCGCCGCGGATTCGGGGGAGGCGAGGAAGAGGATCACCCGCGCGATCTCCTCCGGCGGCGTCCAGGCGGAGTGGTCGGCCTTGGGCATCGAACGGCGGTTGGCGGGCGTGTCGATCGTCCCCGGCAGCACGGCGTTCGCGCGGACGTTCTGGTCGCGGTACTCCTCGGAGATCGTCTCGGCGAGGACGAGGAGGCCGGCCTTGGCGACGGCGTACGCGCCCATCCCCGCGCGGCCCACCCGCGCCGAGCGCGAGGAGACGAAGACCAGCGAGCCGCCGCCGCCCTCCAGCATCCGCGGGATCGAGGCGCGCGCCACCAGGTAGGCGGACTTGAGGTTCAGGTCCATCATCCGCTCC
The Longimicrobium sp. genome window above contains:
- a CDS encoding SDR family oxidoreductase, whose translation is MANERAAAGGPVAFVSGGAGNLGRAVSRALLEAGWRIAVALHHTDAKDALDALKAEFPGRVTEFLLDLTTWRGAEAAIRQTAEWGGRLDAAVHLMGGWAGGAKVAETDVELWERMMDLNLKSAYLVARASIPRMLEGGGGSLVFVSSRSARVGRAGMGAYAVAKAGLLVLAETISEEYRDQNVRANAVLPGTIDTPANRRSMPKADHSAWTPPEEIARVILFLASPESAAVNGAAVPVYGRS